In Helianthus annuus cultivar XRQ/B chromosome 9, HanXRQr2.0-SUNRISE, whole genome shotgun sequence, the following are encoded in one genomic region:
- the LOC110912487 gene encoding NAC domain-containing protein 79, with protein MMEKLSGHGQEEDQMDMPPGFRFHPTDEELITHYLSNKVVDNNFVAKAIAEVDMNKIEPWELPKLAKLGGKEWYFFCVNDKKYPTGLRTNRATAAGYWKATGKDKEISRGKLLVGMKKTLVFYMGRAPKGEKTNWVIHEYRLEGKSLLSNLPRSAKNEWVICRVFHKTSGGKKLHISDLTRTDSGGVATSLPPLESPKIIPNLSNSIHVPCFSNSVEFQTTQKNMLNNFLNKPIFPLESNSNLLLSVQSDPLTQQFPSGSMFPVCDQAILRGLIGSYSHGLKMESEMVSASHDTGVSSEKNIEISSNLEKGIRGIVNQEAPSTSIGPIDLDCLWNYCNQ; from the exons ATGATGGAGAAGCTCTCTGGTCATGGTCAAGAGGAAGATCAAATGGATATGCCTCCTGGATTCCGGTTTCATCCAACCGATGAAGAGTTGATCACTCATTATTTGTCTAACAAAGTTGTCGATAACAACTTTGTCGCTAAGGCTATCGCGGAGGTTGATATGAATAAAATTGAGCCATGGGAATTGCCTA AGTTGGCGAAATTGGGAGGGAAAGAGTGGTATTTCTTCTGTGTTAACGACAAGAAGTACCCGACCGGATTGAGGACAAACCGAGCAACCGCGGCAGGTTATTGGAAAGCGACCGGAAAAGATAAGGAGATTTCAAGGGGGAAATTGCTGGTCGGAATGAAGAAAACTTTGGTTTTCTACATGGGAAGAGCTCCAAAAGGGGAAAAGACGAATTGGGTGATTCATGAATATAGATTAGAGGGTAAATCATTGCTTTCAAACTTGCCAAGATCAGCTAAG AATGAATGGGTGATTTGTCGCGTGTTTCACAAGACTTCAGGGGGCAAGAAATTGCACATTTCAGACCTAACGAGGACGGATTCGGGTGGTGTTGCTACTTCTCTGCCACCATTGGAGTCACCCAAGATCATTCCAAACCTATCCAATTCGATTCATGTGCCCTGCTTCTCCAATTCGGTCGAATTCCAAACAACTCAAAAGAACATGCTCAATAATTTCCTCAACAAACCAATTTTCCCACTCGAATCAAATTCCAATTTGTTGCTTAGCGTCCAGTCGGATCCACTAACGCAACAATTCCCTTCTGGCTCTATGTTCCCGGTGTGTGATCAAGCGATCTTGAGGGGTTTAATCGGGTCCTATAGTCACGGGTTAAAGATGGAGTCAGAGATGGTTAGCGCGTCACATGACACTGGGGTGAGCTCGGAGAAGAACATTGAAATTTCGTCGAATCTTGAAAAGGGTATAAGGGGAATTGTAAATCAAGAAGCCCCATCAACTTCAATTGGACCAATTGATTTGGATTGCCTATGGAATTATTGTAATCAATAA